One segment of Olsenella uli DSM 7084 DNA contains the following:
- a CDS encoding energy-coupling factor transporter transmembrane component T family protein, whose translation MGGADIKCGLLGLDPRTHLSSFLVVGIVSMLIVGLLETALLQALAATYLAANGRTRSAAKSCVGFAAICGLSFLPLPGLYGVLFVSMLHMIPPFTTGCAFFSLSPSAIMCALDRWHLPQKLLVGICMIFRFASILPFEMRSILRGIRMRGIFPSLPDIARQPALAYECFYTPLVMRSLRLSSELAASAELRGIDIGAGRTSVYHVGFSLRDAVCAVVVAAAAAGIYALGAVS comes from the coding sequence ATGGGAGGGGCGGACATCAAGTGCGGTCTTCTCGGCCTTGACCCAAGGACACATCTGTCATCGTTCCTTGTTGTGGGAATCGTCTCCATGCTGATAGTGGGCCTCCTCGAGACAGCGCTTTTGCAGGCACTCGCTGCCACTTATCTCGCTGCAAACGGACGGACGAGAAGTGCGGCGAAGTCCTGTGTAGGCTTCGCGGCCATATGCGGCCTGAGCTTCCTTCCCCTCCCGGGGCTGTACGGGGTCCTTTTCGTGAGCATGCTGCACATGATCCCTCCGTTTACGACCGGGTGCGCGTTCTTCTCGCTTTCTCCTTCGGCAATCATGTGCGCACTCGACCGGTGGCATCTCCCGCAAAAGCTCCTCGTTGGGATCTGCATGATATTCAGATTTGCCTCGATCCTTCCGTTTGAGATGCGCTCAATACTTCGCGGGATCCGCATGCGAGGTATCTTCCCCAGCCTGCCAGACATCGCAAGGCAACCCGCACTCGCATACGAATGCTTTTACACGCCGCTTGTCATGCGCTCGCTGAGACTCTCAAGCGAGCTCGCCGCATCGGCCGAACTGCGAGGAATTGATATAGGAGCAGGGCGGACGTCAGTATACCACGTGGGATTCTCCCTGCGCGACGCGGTGTGCGCTGTTGTCGTGGCTGCAGCCGCGGCAGGCATATACGCGTTGGGGGCGGTCTCGTGA
- a CDS encoding MptD family putative ECF transporter S component, with protein MRTEAGHPVDNRWTMRDVLTFVIFNLIIMVLITVAKVVEDMLLAPQNTFFVGSWLFPLLATPFYLVMADRIGKRGVLAGSILIFGILYTFMGGLYCAPVALAGAVIGELAMWGKDSYHDIRRVIGGYIVYWVTFGFYGIMPYLLFREAYMKQLGTYYNAADITAMIAQYTELPWILLMMALFAAGTIVGGLIGSKFLKRHVRKAKIA; from the coding sequence ATGAGAACGGAAGCAGGGCACCCTGTCGACAACAGGTGGACCATGCGCGACGTCCTGACGTTTGTGATATTCAACCTCATCATCATGGTGCTTATCACCGTGGCGAAGGTGGTCGAGGACATGCTGTTGGCGCCACAAAACACGTTCTTCGTCGGATCGTGGCTGTTTCCGTTGCTTGCAACGCCGTTCTACCTCGTCATGGCCGACCGCATCGGCAAGCGCGGCGTACTTGCCGGATCGATCCTCATATTTGGCATCCTCTACACCTTCATGGGCGGACTCTACTGTGCACCGGTTGCCCTTGCAGGCGCAGTCATAGGCGAGCTGGCCATGTGGGGCAAGGACTCCTATCACGACATCAGACGCGTCATCGGCGGCTACATCGTGTATTGGGTGACGTTCGGCTTTTATGGGATCATGCCGTACCTACTGTTTAGGGAAGCCTACATGAAGCAGTTGGGGACCTACTACAATGCCGCCGACATCACCGCGATGATCGCCCAATATACCGAACTCCCCTGGATCCTTCTGATGATGGCGCTGTTTGCAGCGGGAACGATCGTGGGCGGCCTCATCGGATCCAAGTTCCTGAAAAGGCACGTCCGCAAAGCGAAGATCGCATAG
- a CDS encoding ABC transporter ATP-binding protein, which yields MKNASFCYLDESGLSSEVSADSKVSAGRRESTESCVQEICLSVLAGSCTILCGRSGNGKTTVLRLIDGLAGTFFPGEKGGAVLVRGTDVFDLSPRDRTESIGVVMQDPRSQFFMGTVGDEIAFSLENMGTDPSLTVKRVREAASLCGIEDLLDERLTELSSGQKQRVALATATACHPQVLVLDEPTSNLDAQGSRSLVKILGELRRSGVAMVISEHRLHQFLPVANEFVYLREGRIAARWSAERFASLSERETAKFGLRHPDMKSDPKIKPYSAKDSDGWRMADVTYRYPPTKRGIDGITAEFPFGSVTVICGENGTGKTTLAKVLVGAVREQGGIVTRNGKRLSRKERRLLSYFVMQDVDYQLYASCVADEVVLGRHVDDSLKARARDSLAAFDLTDLATRHPASLSGGQKQRVILAAAYCSDAELIVLDEPTSGLDGRGMREVACWCRKLASGGRAVVVITHDELLARLAGNRIVDLSSQKRG from the coding sequence TTGAAGAACGCCTCGTTTTGCTACCTCGACGAGTCTGGGCTTTCGAGCGAGGTGTCAGCTGATAGCAAGGTATCAGCCGGCAGGCGAGAATCTACGGAAAGCTGCGTACAGGAGATCTGTCTCAGCGTTTTGGCCGGCTCATGCACCATACTTTGCGGCCGTTCCGGCAACGGAAAAACCACGGTACTGCGTCTCATCGACGGTTTGGCAGGAACCTTCTTCCCCGGCGAGAAGGGCGGTGCGGTCCTCGTGCGAGGAACGGACGTGTTTGATCTGTCCCCACGCGATCGCACGGAAAGCATAGGCGTGGTCATGCAGGATCCGCGCAGCCAGTTCTTCATGGGGACGGTAGGCGATGAGATCGCGTTCTCCTTGGAGAATATGGGTACCGATCCCTCGCTCACGGTCAAGCGCGTTCGAGAGGCGGCGTCACTGTGCGGCATCGAGGATCTTCTTGATGAGAGGCTCACCGAGCTCTCAAGCGGACAGAAGCAACGCGTCGCCCTCGCGACGGCAACGGCATGCCATCCGCAGGTGCTGGTGCTTGACGAGCCCACCTCGAACCTGGACGCACAGGGGTCTCGGTCGCTCGTCAAGATCCTCGGAGAGCTTAGGAGAAGCGGCGTGGCAATGGTCATCTCCGAGCATAGGCTCCATCAGTTTTTGCCCGTGGCCAACGAGTTCGTATATCTTCGGGAAGGACGCATAGCCGCTCGGTGGAGCGCCGAGAGGTTCGCGTCTCTTTCCGAACGCGAAACGGCAAAGTTTGGGCTTCGGCATCCCGACATGAAGTCCGACCCCAAAATCAAACCCTATTCCGCAAAGGACTCGGACGGATGGCGCATGGCAGATGTGACCTATCGGTACCCTCCGACAAAACGTGGAATCGATGGCATTACCGCCGAATTTCCATTCGGATCCGTAACGGTCATATGTGGTGAAAACGGAACAGGCAAAACTACGCTCGCGAAGGTCCTTGTGGGAGCTGTTCGTGAGCAGGGGGGCATCGTCACCAGGAACGGGAAACGCCTTTCCCGTAAGGAACGCCGTCTCCTCAGCTACTTTGTCATGCAGGACGTTGACTACCAGCTCTATGCCAGCTGTGTTGCGGACGAGGTAGTGCTCGGCAGGCATGTAGATGACTCTCTCAAGGCGCGTGCCCGGGACTCATTGGCGGCTTTCGACCTGACGGACTTGGCCACCCGGCATCCGGCAAGCCTGTCCGGCGGACAGAAGCAGCGCGTCATACTTGCCGCAGCATATTGCTCGGATGCCGAACTCATCGTGCTCGACGAGCCCACGAGCGGGCTCGATGGGCGCGGGATGCGCGAGGTTGCATGCTGGTGCCGCAAACTTGCATCCGGGGGAAGGGCCGTTGTGGTCATAACGCACGACGAGCTGTTGGCGCGACTGGCAGGCAA